In a single window of the Flavobacterium sp. W4I14 genome:
- a CDS encoding TonB-linked SusC/RagA family outer membrane protein (product_source=TIGR04056; cath_funfam=2.170.130.10; cog=COG1629; ko=KO:K21573; pfam=PF00593,PF07715,PF13715; superfamily=49464,56935; tigrfam=TIGR04056; transmembrane_helix_parts=Inside_1_4,TMhelix_5_22,Outside_23_1049), which produces MRRNILFYALLIVCIICGTSAYSQEKYIIVNGTVVDKDSKQGVPGVSVILEQTNKGLTQTNGKGQFTVNVPIGGTLLFKFLGFNTQRAKITGATNITVTITEDKKDLDDVIIVAYQKRNKETTTGSAVLIQAKEVQDIPVSNVEQLLQGKVPGLNIQNNTGAPGFRGSVQVRGLSSLSISGSGNESFLQPTSPLYIIDGVPLDADKAAEFGFQTQGPGVSPLSLIPQEDVENIQILKDAQATSMYGSRGAYGVIIITTKRGNSKVPRIRYVTNAFVNAPPKLRETLGGNSERSLKIQQIILNAQNVTDIRAISRTPFLADSLNAYWNNSTDWQDVFFQTTYNQSHNLALDGGDPKFNYKANLGYYTEKGVIKNTGYDRYNLNMNMEFKPNEKFRFFGFINGSVGKQNKGNGVGLIQSGVAENGQASTLLPPPSFYQASGGVLSALQTSNDNNSRNIRTNVEARYEFIPGLAVSSTLSYDYTSDTESTFTPAAANGQYAKLYDYVGRNYQLYNRNGITYAKTFGEKHNVFINTFNEIYKQGAQAGITRQERLPNDQLQGPVGYDDYNSRGGGVLSNYRNATIASFAGSLSYDYDKKYVAEFSYRLDGTSSSGLENPYSKNPSIGLRWNFNKENWLTDKKWLSYGSLRLTWGQNIVPTGNLESIYGKYNLYGNFNNNPTIGIDYDLIPNPNLKPTTTTQYNLGLDLGFFNDRISLNFDTYFKKVDNLLFDRDLSNTTGFNKLASNDLGIANYGTELMVTFRPLVSKDLDISVSLNGAINRDVLLKLPAEYNGQFIKFDNSGYLQHVVYRVGRNTLSNYLRINQGVYSTDADVAVDPVTGKRYQSNGQFFLGGDPILKDVNGDYILDGRDYEVTGNSQPLATGGISTNIRYKNWGLNVYAVYTADRTILNNALADRIAIMRDPFSLKSVVPLNDLDIWRAPGDIAKYPYPYDYARYNQIQPLRADQTLWQESGSYLKINNVTLSYMFNKKMIARYGLSNLRIYASTNNLVTFSKYSGPNPENVTSLGRDISTGYPVPRTFNIGLNLELATGN; this is translated from the coding sequence ATGAGAAGAAATATACTTTTTTATGCATTACTTATTGTATGTATAATTTGTGGCACGAGTGCTTATTCGCAGGAGAAATACATCATTGTGAATGGTACCGTTGTTGATAAAGATTCAAAACAGGGGGTTCCGGGGGTATCCGTAATCCTCGAGCAAACCAATAAAGGTTTAACACAAACCAATGGTAAAGGGCAGTTTACGGTTAATGTACCTATAGGCGGAACTTTATTATTTAAATTTTTAGGTTTTAATACCCAAAGGGCTAAAATTACCGGGGCCACCAACATTACCGTAACCATTACTGAAGATAAAAAAGATTTAGATGACGTAATTATTGTGGCCTATCAAAAAAGAAATAAGGAAACCACCACCGGTTCGGCTGTATTGATACAGGCAAAAGAGGTTCAGGATATTCCGGTATCCAATGTAGAGCAGCTTTTGCAGGGTAAGGTTCCGGGTTTAAATATCCAGAACAATACCGGTGCTCCTGGTTTTAGAGGATCGGTACAGGTACGTGGTCTTTCCAGTTTAAGTATTTCAGGCAGTGGTAACGAATCGTTTTTACAGCCTACATCGCCTTTATACATTATTGATGGAGTACCTTTAGATGCGGATAAGGCTGCTGAGTTTGGCTTTCAAACCCAGGGACCTGGTGTAAGTCCGCTTTCGCTGATCCCGCAGGAAGATGTTGAAAATATCCAGATCCTTAAAGATGCTCAGGCTACTTCTATGTACGGCTCGAGGGGTGCTTATGGTGTAATTATTATCACCACAAAAAGAGGTAATTCTAAGGTGCCCAGAATTAGATACGTAACAAATGCTTTCGTTAATGCACCGCCCAAACTCCGCGAAACATTGGGTGGAAATTCTGAGCGCTCGTTAAAAATACAGCAGATTATCCTCAATGCGCAGAATGTAACCGATATACGGGCAATTTCGCGTACACCTTTTTTGGCAGATAGTTTAAATGCCTATTGGAACAACTCTACCGATTGGCAGGATGTATTTTTCCAAACCACCTATAACCAGAGCCATAACCTGGCGTTGGATGGTGGCGATCCGAAATTTAACTATAAAGCTAACCTGGGTTATTATACCGAAAAGGGTGTAATTAAAAATACAGGTTACGACCGTTATAACCTGAACATGAACATGGAGTTTAAACCAAATGAAAAATTCAGATTTTTTGGTTTCATCAACGGGTCGGTAGGTAAGCAGAATAAAGGTAATGGTGTTGGGCTAATTCAATCGGGTGTGGCAGAAAACGGACAAGCTTCTACTTTATTGCCGCCTCCATCCTTTTACCAGGCATCGGGTGGTGTTTTATCGGCTTTGCAAACCTCAAATGATAACAACTCCCGTAACATACGTACCAACGTAGAAGCCCGTTACGAATTTATTCCGGGTTTAGCAGTATCTTCTACATTAAGCTACGATTATACTTCGGATACCGAATCAACTTTTACGCCGGCTGCTGCCAATGGCCAGTATGCTAAGCTTTACGATTATGTTGGCCGTAACTACCAGTTATACAATCGCAACGGTATTACCTATGCTAAAACATTCGGCGAAAAACACAATGTTTTTATCAATACCTTTAACGAAATCTATAAACAAGGTGCCCAAGCTGGTATTACCCGTCAGGAAAGATTACCGAACGATCAGTTACAGGGACCTGTTGGCTACGATGATTATAACTCAAGGGGGGGTGGTGTTTTAAGCAATTACCGTAATGCAACCATTGCTTCATTTGCCGGTTCATTATCTTACGATTACGACAAAAAATATGTGGCAGAGTTCTCGTACCGTTTGGATGGAACCTCATCTAGCGGCTTGGAGAATCCATATTCTAAAAATCCATCAATTGGTTTAAGGTGGAACTTTAACAAAGAAAACTGGTTAACCGATAAAAAATGGCTGTCATATGGTAGTTTAAGGTTAACATGGGGCCAGAATATTGTTCCTACCGGTAATCTCGAAAGTATTTATGGTAAGTATAACCTGTATGGCAATTTTAACAATAACCCAACTATTGGTATTGATTATGATCTAATTCCAAATCCAAATTTAAAGCCAACCACTACAACGCAGTACAACCTCGGTTTGGATCTTGGGTTTTTTAACGATCGCATATCATTAAACTTTGATACCTACTTTAAAAAAGTGGATAATTTACTGTTCGATAGAGATTTATCTAATACCACCGGTTTTAATAAGCTGGCCAGTAACGATTTGGGGATTGCCAACTATGGTACCGAGTTAATGGTAACCTTTAGGCCTTTGGTAAGTAAAGATCTGGATATATCGGTATCTCTTAACGGAGCCATTAACCGCGATGTACTGTTAAAACTTCCGGCCGAGTATAATGGCCAGTTTATTAAGTTCGATAATTCGGGCTATTTACAGCACGTTGTTTACCGTGTTGGAAGAAACACCCTTTCCAATTATTTAAGGATTAACCAGGGGGTTTACAGCACCGATGCCGATGTAGCTGTAGATCCGGTTACCGGAAAAAGATACCAGAGCAACGGTCAGTTTTTCTTAGGTGGCGATCCGATTCTTAAAGATGTAAACGGCGATTATATTTTAGATGGCAGGGATTACGAGGTTACTGGTAACTCGCAACCTTTGGCAACCGGTGGTATCTCAACCAACATCAGGTACAAAAACTGGGGACTGAATGTATACGCTGTTTATACTGCAGACAGGACTATCTTAAACAACGCCCTTGCCGATAGGATTGCCATTATGCGCGATCCCTTCTCCTTAAAATCAGTTGTTCCGTTAAACGACCTTGATATCTGGAGGGCACCGGGCGATATAGCTAAATACCCATATCCTTATGATTATGCCAGGTATAATCAGATACAGCCACTAAGGGCCGATCAAACACTGTGGCAAGAGAGTGGAAGTTATTTAAAAATAAACAATGTAACCCTTTCTTACATGTTCAACAAAAAGATGATTGCAAGGTACGGATTGAGCAATTTAAGAATTTATGCCTCAACAAACAACCTGGTTACTTTCTCAAAATACAGTGGACCAAACCCTGAAAACGTAACCTCATTAGGTCGCGATATTTCAACGGGGTATCCGGTTCCACGTACCTTCAACATTGGTTTAAACTTAGAACTTGCTACAGGCAACTAA
- a CDS encoding hypothetical protein (product_source=Hypo-rule applied; pfam=PF16398; superfamily=51294) encodes MDYGKNKLEKLMKSVIKKELLLILLVPVVLSGCKKLYNLPDDKDYLSNNVNYSNKVLEPILGRNNLIGGFNADNSTAPFTFEIVNARFGDGRPVTDIFQTAPTYVWTAPYTGLEKSLAEIEAKRKIETHKLFEMRSSGEFIFWASTSNQLITPRPTDSTNFAQDTRFFDLKVKNTGGERLIKDFQIRPWRERPYEPADDVNLYSGLPAPDPNNPFDKRYKNYIRPYLNNVISATTNEDINKDNINLKVNNVVIYIRPFNGGNGHSLRIKVLNKDSVEINPAAFNETAWDKMIHGFNMQKTEKYVQYDVAYPIPLVEIPTFYAPGATRAKINLSYSRGSFGGGRTFANFGVDFAIYKAGDWEVVFHFRNENPKFASE; translated from the coding sequence ATGGATTACGGAAAAAATAAATTAGAAAAACTTATGAAATCAGTAATTAAAAAGGAGCTCCTTTTAATATTACTTGTGCCAGTTGTTTTAAGTGGCTGTAAAAAGCTTTACAATTTGCCCGATGACAAAGATTATTTAAGTAACAATGTAAACTATAGCAATAAAGTTCTTGAACCGATATTGGGAAGGAACAACCTTATCGGTGGTTTTAACGCCGATAATTCTACCGCACCATTTACTTTCGAAATTGTAAATGCACGTTTTGGAGACGGTAGACCGGTAACCGATATTTTTCAAACTGCACCAACATATGTTTGGACCGCGCCTTATACCGGTTTAGAGAAAAGTTTGGCAGAGATAGAAGCTAAAAGAAAAATAGAAACCCATAAACTTTTCGAAATGCGTTCGTCGGGCGAATTCATTTTCTGGGCTTCTACAAGCAACCAGCTAATTACTCCAAGACCTACAGATAGCACCAATTTTGCACAGGATACTCGTTTTTTTGATCTGAAGGTAAAAAATACCGGTGGAGAAAGACTTATCAAAGACTTTCAGATCAGGCCTTGGCGCGAACGCCCCTATGAGCCTGCTGATGATGTGAACCTGTATTCTGGTTTACCGGCACCAGATCCGAATAATCCCTTTGATAAACGTTACAAAAATTACATCAGACCATATTTAAATAATGTAATTAGTGCAACTACCAATGAAGACATCAATAAAGACAATATAAATTTGAAAGTCAATAATGTGGTTATCTACATCAGGCCATTTAACGGTGGCAATGGACATTCGTTAAGGATTAAAGTTTTAAATAAAGATTCAGTTGAAATCAATCCTGCAGCATTTAACGAAACGGCCTGGGACAAAATGATACATGGCTTTAACATGCAAAAAACCGAAAAGTATGTACAGTACGATGTTGCCTATCCAATTCCTTTGGTCGAAATACCAACATTTTATGCGCCGGGTGCAACCAGGGCTAAAATAAACCTCAGCTATTCTAGGGGCTCGTTTGGAGGTGGAAGAACATTTGCCAATTTCGGTGTCGACTTTGCGATATATAAGGCCGGCGATTGGGAAGTGGTTTTCCACTTCAGAAATGAGAATCCAAAATTCGCGAGCGAGTAG
- a CDS encoding hypothetical protein (product_source=Hypo-rule applied; pfam=PF00754; superfamily=49785) → MVFSLPTAKTEGGPTSGENSKKVIDGDDHTKFLCDLQGFLTMQFKLKTPEVSSVYTLTSANDENGRDPKAWTYEGSQDGQNWTELDRVSNFFFEERYQQKVFRCNNTVAYLYYRINITELRSGGTFQLAEWTINKSK, encoded by the coding sequence GTGGTGTTTTCTCTACCAACCGCGAAAACGGAGGGTGGCCCTACAAGTGGCGAAAACTCTAAAAAAGTAATCGATGGCGACGATCATACCAAGTTTTTATGCGATCTGCAGGGGTTTTTAACCATGCAGTTTAAACTTAAAACACCAGAAGTTTCTTCGGTTTATACCTTAACCTCGGCAAACGATGAGAACGGAAGAGATCCGAAAGCCTGGACCTATGAAGGTTCGCAGGATGGCCAAAACTGGACAGAGCTGGATAGAGTTTCGAATTTCTTTTTCGAGGAAAGATACCAGCAAAAGGTTTTCAGGTGTAACAATACAGTTGCCTACCTGTACTACCGGATTAATATTACAGAATTAAGGAGTGGAGGTACATTCCAACTAGCAGAATGGACAATTAATAAATCGAAATAG
- a CDS encoding hypothetical protein (product_source=Hypo-rule applied; cleavage_site_network=SignalP-noTM; ko=KO:K21572; pfam=PF07980,PF14322; superfamily=48452), with amino-acid sequence MKKVIIYTIILAATFCLPACKKFLDIQPLDKLTGNNFFKSKEDVVANIYNLSRMVFGKYNETHFVGATGEYRSGEVLYESQSDNAPSREYVEYLGKNNLLYLISRGRPWDYYNFDRITDWTAYYQAIQGANILIAKLDEGIPGVSEAEKNSFKAEAAFIRAFSYFTMVRLYGNVVYYTDPFHSAALPRENFVSVLNKCIADLKTYKNSIAWTYTDPSLRGVRAGRGSIVALIMEMNMWNAGFDSANARKYYQETADLGKELIASNAFRLLPINEWATVIKGRSEESLFEFYRSINYGDANLNVAPIADMFLHYPYKRPEYTHRVSFAYYRGEYMQKLFQDGSDKRITTWFNEDIFADNGKFMMLKFAQNSFSTGEEDANPDNTFMIFRYGGEILLAAEALANINEDTDAIKLLNMVRGRAGASPYTPSNGNLKDFIFYERSRELIGEGHHYFDLVRTKRILSSQWSYNVLTSDKFNRGGWTWPLSPGALYNNPYMVLNEYWVNGGN; translated from the coding sequence ATGAAAAAAGTAATTATTTATACTATAATCCTGGCAGCAACTTTTTGTTTACCTGCCTGCAAAAAGTTTTTGGATATACAGCCATTGGATAAGTTAACTGGTAACAACTTCTTCAAATCCAAAGAAGATGTAGTGGCCAACATTTACAACCTATCAAGAATGGTTTTCGGTAAATACAACGAAACGCATTTTGTTGGTGCAACAGGCGAATATCGCTCAGGAGAAGTGTTATACGAAAGCCAGTCAGACAACGCACCTTCACGCGAGTATGTAGAGTACCTGGGCAAAAATAACCTCCTGTATTTAATTTCGAGGGGAAGACCATGGGATTATTATAATTTTGACAGGATTACCGATTGGACCGCATACTACCAAGCCATACAGGGGGCCAATATTTTAATTGCCAAACTTGATGAAGGGATTCCGGGTGTATCAGAAGCAGAGAAGAACTCTTTCAAAGCTGAAGCTGCATTTATCCGTGCTTTTAGCTACTTCACCATGGTTCGTTTATACGGTAACGTGGTATATTATACCGATCCTTTTCATTCGGCTGCACTGCCGAGAGAAAATTTTGTTTCTGTACTGAACAAATGTATCGCTGATCTTAAAACCTATAAAAATTCTATCGCCTGGACTTATACCGACCCATCTTTAAGAGGTGTGCGTGCAGGCAGGGGCAGCATTGTGGCCTTAATAATGGAAATGAACATGTGGAATGCAGGTTTCGATTCAGCTAATGCTAGAAAATATTATCAGGAAACAGCCGATTTGGGTAAGGAACTCATTGCCAGCAATGCTTTCAGGCTATTGCCCATTAACGAATGGGCAACCGTAATAAAAGGACGATCGGAAGAGAGTTTGTTCGAATTTTACCGCAGTATCAATTATGGCGATGCCAATTTAAATGTTGCACCAATTGCCGATATGTTTTTGCATTATCCATATAAACGCCCCGAGTATACCCACCGTGTAAGTTTTGCTTACTACAGAGGGGAGTACATGCAGAAACTTTTTCAGGATGGTAGTGATAAACGTATTACCACTTGGTTTAATGAAGATATTTTTGCTGATAATGGAAAATTTATGATGTTAAAATTTGCACAGAACTCATTTTCTACCGGTGAAGAAGATGCCAACCCTGATAACACCTTTATGATTTTCAGGTATGGAGGCGAAATCCTGCTGGCCGCCGAAGCCCTTGCAAATATAAATGAAGATACCGATGCCATAAAACTCTTAAATATGGTAAGGGGCCGTGCCGGTGCATCTCCTTATACACCTTCAAACGGAAATCTTAAAGATTTTATTTTTTACGAACGTTCGAGGGAGCTTATCGGTGAAGGACACCACTATTTCGACCTCGTACGTACAAAAAGGATTTTGAGCAGCCAGTGGTCGTATAACGTACTCACATCCGATAAATTTAACCGTGGCGGATGGACCTGGCCATTAAGCCCAGGTGCACTATATAATAATCCATACATGGTATTAAACGAATACTGGGTTAATGGTGGTAATTAA
- a CDS encoding hypothetical protein (product_source=Hypo-rule applied; cath_funfam=2.60.40.10; pfam=PF16400,PF17164; superfamily=117281,81296): MKRIIYTLSIFFLLALVIQGCKKEEELGEDPYGEGKAPLGIGISQTLLPVPFEGIVGTTVVVKATGLLPYKDQLSFMFNGEKAQVISVTESEITVKVPEAGSTGITSISIGDQLILGPSFTVSGIIKNDITWKAAAGTNDYVNQFYQLADGRALVIGSFNNYDNKGLIVPINRIARTSLDGDYDRTFRTGRGSNGSLSTAIEIGGRLIISGGFSGYNQRTENISNITSLYPNGAIDTVKIQTKKKPTVTDTVTQKWFPKFNGGTNDYIRRIYPHQGKILATGNFRYYVKRTYDKDNYDFTRDTVILDSTEIRQILRFNLDGSLDKTFRFNTATNKGNVSANGPIDTYMHTDAPNNEKLMVFGNFVTFDGQPAVRILRLAPNGTIDPSFNPGSGADDGINSLTYNATTRKYLITGVFTRYNGKPANGMALINEDGSLDESFSAKLFEGGYPTFARQISNGLVIVGGYFRKYNNVTRNGFMVLNPAGLLAPGYNATGPFSGDLTDIVETKSADGKKALLLIGRFYRFDNLPVNNIIRVTIE, translated from the coding sequence ATGAAAAGAATCATATACACGTTAAGCATATTTTTTCTGCTTGCTCTGGTAATTCAGGGCTGTAAGAAAGAAGAAGAGTTGGGCGAAGACCCTTATGGGGAAGGAAAAGCACCACTTGGAATAGGAATAAGTCAAACTTTGTTACCGGTGCCTTTTGAAGGAATTGTAGGTACAACAGTAGTCGTAAAAGCAACAGGGTTATTGCCCTATAAAGATCAGTTGAGCTTTATGTTCAACGGCGAAAAAGCGCAGGTTATAAGTGTTACCGAAAGCGAAATTACGGTTAAGGTACCTGAAGCCGGTAGTACAGGTATTACATCAATTTCCATTGGCGATCAGCTTATTCTTGGCCCTTCATTTACCGTTTCAGGCATTATCAAAAACGATATTACCTGGAAAGCAGCGGCAGGTACAAACGATTATGTAAACCAGTTTTATCAACTGGCTGATGGAAGGGCTCTGGTAATCGGAAGTTTTAATAACTACGATAATAAAGGATTGATTGTGCCTATTAACAGGATTGCCAGAACATCGCTTGATGGTGATTACGACCGTACATTCAGAACGGGTAGGGGATCCAATGGCTCACTTTCAACAGCGATCGAAATTGGTGGCAGACTGATCATATCCGGTGGTTTTAGCGGTTATAACCAGCGTACCGAAAATATTAGCAACATTACCAGTTTATATCCTAATGGTGCCATTGATACCGTTAAAATACAAACCAAAAAGAAACCTACCGTTACTGATACGGTTACCCAAAAATGGTTTCCTAAATTTAATGGCGGAACAAACGATTATATCCGCCGTATTTACCCACATCAGGGGAAAATTTTGGCTACAGGTAACTTTAGGTATTATGTAAAACGTACATACGATAAAGATAACTACGATTTTACCCGCGATACTGTTATTTTGGATAGTACCGAGATCCGCCAGATTTTGAGATTCAACCTGGATGGCTCACTGGATAAAACCTTTCGTTTTAATACCGCAACCAATAAGGGTAATGTAAGTGCCAATGGGCCTATTGATACTTATATGCATACCGATGCTCCGAATAATGAAAAACTGATGGTTTTTGGAAACTTTGTTACGTTTGATGGCCAACCCGCTGTTCGTATACTAAGGCTGGCACCTAATGGAACCATTGATCCGAGTTTTAACCCTGGTAGCGGTGCCGATGATGGTATTAATTCATTAACCTATAATGCGACCACCAGAAAATACCTGATTACCGGAGTATTTACCAGATACAATGGCAAACCTGCAAATGGCATGGCCCTGATTAATGAAGATGGAAGTTTAGACGAATCGTTCAGTGCTAAATTATTCGAAGGTGGTTACCCTACTTTCGCCAGGCAGATTTCGAACGGCTTAGTTATAGTAGGCGGTTATTTTAGGAAATATAATAATGTAACCAGAAATGGCTTTATGGTGCTTAATCCGGCCGGTTTGCTGGCACCAGGCTATAACGCTACAGGTCCTTTTTCAGGAGATTTAACGGATATAGTAGAAACAAAGTCAGCAGATGGTAAAAAAGCCCTCTTGTTGATCGGTAGATTCTACCGTTTCGATAACCTGCCGGTAAACAATATTATTAGAGTAACCATTGAATAA
- a CDS encoding hypothetical protein (product_source=Hypo-rule applied; superfamily=82153): protein MVVINFIKRSRKDMKKLMMICAACLLVFSACKRDEYYIDGGKANPDYPGNMYQYLQAKKAPFDSVAKIVRLAGMEEQFSKEDFTFFAFDDEVIKKTIGDIHTFDQGRQPRVLSLNQMLYSSGKDTIKTLDQVNPAIWRKYIQRYMFKGVNRLKDYPQIDMDLRSIYPGSLHYDYNNEVSNIGVVFNDANGVKYIGYRQLVMTYIPDISKPNDSWNPSYVASSDVKPTNGVVHTLRFQDSYLGFNISEIFSDVYSTGLLPSQGTN, encoded by the coding sequence ATGGTGGTAATTAATTTTATTAAGCGATCAAGAAAAGATATGAAAAAGCTAATGATGATATGCGCAGCCTGCCTACTCGTATTTAGTGCGTGTAAACGTGATGAGTACTATATAGATGGTGGCAAGGCAAACCCCGATTATCCGGGCAATATGTACCAGTACCTGCAGGCAAAAAAGGCTCCTTTTGATAGTGTGGCCAAAATTGTAAGGCTAGCCGGAATGGAAGAACAGTTTAGTAAAGAGGATTTTACCTTTTTTGCTTTTGATGATGAAGTAATTAAAAAAACGATCGGGGATATACATACTTTCGATCAAGGCCGTCAGCCCAGGGTTCTATCTTTAAATCAAATGCTTTACAGCTCAGGAAAAGATACCATTAAAACACTCGATCAGGTTAACCCGGCGATATGGAGAAAATATATCCAGCGCTATATGTTTAAAGGCGTAAACAGGTTAAAAGATTATCCGCAGATTGATATGGACCTTAGAAGTATTTACCCTGGCTCACTTCATTACGATTACAATAACGAAGTATCCAATATTGGAGTTGTTTTTAACGATGCTAACGGTGTAAAGTATATTGGCTACAGGCAATTGGTAATGACCTACATTCCCGATATTTCAAAACCAAACGACAGCTGGAATCCAAGTTATGTAGCATCCTCTGATGTTAAACCCACCAATGGCGTTGTACATACCCTGCGCTTTCAGGATAGCTACCTAGGATTTAATATTTCTGAGATTTTTAGTGACGTATACAGTACCGGATTATTACCAAGCCAGGGCACAAATTAA
- a CDS encoding hypothetical protein (product_source=Hypo-rule applied; cath_funfam=3.90.960.10; pfam=PF02469; superfamily=82153) codes for MKNFVKYMGTVAMLLLLSLVYSACRKNGGYYDAPDSTAPFAGNTYEYLKSKPGVYDSLLVAIDRMGLKKTLTDSSVTLFAVTNPSFQLALRNLNTLRRQSDKDPLFLSNIDGVQLDTMVSYYIIRGIKPTDSLKLQDGLNLTSVKVAYPMHAKSVKGSASGEIGAGPEVIEFSNTKKSKFIRNWSTSVTGSNNIKTKNGIIHVVSPDHVFGFDGFVTRLTFVPPPPNLMVTVGGVFSTNRENGGWPYKWRKL; via the coding sequence ATGAAAAATTTTGTAAAATATATGGGGACAGTAGCCATGCTTTTATTGCTCTCCCTGGTGTATTCGGCCTGTAGAAAAAACGGAGGTTATTACGACGCGCCTGATAGCACAGCCCCATTTGCCGGTAATACATACGAATATTTAAAAAGTAAACCGGGGGTTTACGATTCGTTACTTGTAGCCATTGATAGAATGGGTTTGAAAAAAACACTTACTGATAGTAGTGTAACGCTGTTTGCGGTAACCAATCCAAGCTTTCAATTGGCCCTCCGGAACCTGAATACCTTGCGCAGACAATCTGATAAAGACCCTCTGTTCCTTTCCAATATTGATGGGGTACAATTAGATACGATGGTTTCATACTATATTATCAGGGGTATAAAACCAACAGATTCGTTAAAACTTCAGGATGGCTTAAATTTAACAAGTGTAAAAGTGGCCTACCCGATGCATGCAAAATCGGTTAAAGGTTCTGCATCCGGCGAAATAGGCGCAGGCCCTGAAGTAATTGAATTTAGCAATACCAAAAAAAGTAAGTTCATTAGAAACTGGTCTACCAGCGTAACAGGTTCAAACAACATTAAAACAAAAAATGGAATTATCCATGTAGTTAGTCCCGATCATGTTTTCGGCTTTGATGGTTTCGTTACCCGTTTAACCTTTGTGCCGCCTCCACCAAATTTAATGGTCACAGTAGGTGGTGTTTTCTCTACCAACCGCGAAAACGGAGGGTGGCCCTACAAGTGGCGAAAACTCTAA